One Malania oleifera isolate guangnan ecotype guangnan chromosome 9, ASM2987363v1, whole genome shotgun sequence DNA segment encodes these proteins:
- the LOC131163526 gene encoding uncharacterized protein LOC131163526: MQIWGCAQFKFVKKLKSLKRPSKTLNATHFSHISARAKKADSELMELQMKLHDDASDSELQMELREKKIEVQRLVDANRMFLSQLAKFKYLKESDRGSSFFHGSLKRNSNRNHISAVIKRNGEQANSISQVANEFLEFYIQLMGTDLVCSDIKKLIITRGSLLNDSHKQNMISPISDEEVKMALFDIGDDKSPGPDGFFAGFFFFKFWNTVGKEFIRGVKEFFATSKLLKQINCTAIALIPKSSHALSVADYTYILL, translated from the coding sequence ATGCAGATATGGGGTTGTGCTCAGTTCAAATTTGTGAAGAAATTGAAATCTTTGAAAAGGCCTTCAAAGACACTGAATGCTACACACTTCTCACATATATCAGCTAGAGCTAAGAAAGCTGATTCTGAACTGATGGAGTTACAAATGAAATTACATGATGACGCCTCTGATTCTGAACTTCAAATGGAGTTAAGGGAGAAGAAGATAGAGGTCCAAAGACTTGTAGATGCTAATCGAATGTTCTTATCCCAGCTAGCAAAGTTCAAGTACTTGAAGGAGAGTGATAGAGGTTCCTCATTCTTTCATGGTTCATTGAAAAGGAACTCAAACAGAAATCACATTTCTGCTGTTATCAAAAGGAATGGGGAACAAGCAAATTCCATTTCCCAGGTTGCTAATGAATTCCTGGAGTTTTATATCCAGCTTATGGGTACTGACTTAGTTTGTTCAGATATTAAGAAGCTTATCATTACTAGGGGTTCCCTGCTGAATGATTCACATAAACAGAATATGATTTCTCCCATATCTGATGAAGAGGTGAAGATGGCTCTCTTTGACATTGGGGATGACAAATCACCAGGTCCAGATGGCTTTTttgctggtttttttttttttaagttctgGAACACTGTTGGTAAAGAATTTATTCGTGGAGTGAAAGAATTTTTTGCAACTAGTAAGCTATTGAAACAAATTAATTGCACAGCTATAGCTTTGATCCCCAAATCAAGCCATGCATTATCTGTTGCGGATTATACCTATATCTTGTTGTAA